In Calditrichota bacterium, a single genomic region encodes these proteins:
- a CDS encoding JAB domain-containing protein encodes MKKTTYTIKDWPVNDRPRERLIKFGADKLQDAELLAILLRVGDKENTAIDLARKLIQHFGTFRELDSRSISEICEINGIGPAKVAQIKAALEIGKRLASEKTKNKPRLMRAEDVFHLVGPYMRDTNREEFKIILLTSRNNLILEKTLFAGSLTESLVNVREIVKEALNLSAASIIFVHNHPSGDPTPSLEDKRITKQLTDACRLVDVRPFDHIIIGKDSFFSFAEHGLM; translated from the coding sequence ATGAAAAAAACAACTTACACCATCAAGGACTGGCCTGTCAATGACAGACCTCGTGAGCGATTGATTAAATTTGGAGCAGATAAATTGCAGGATGCGGAATTGTTGGCCATCTTGCTGCGAGTGGGCGATAAAGAAAATACGGCAATCGATCTCGCAAGAAAGCTCATCCAACATTTCGGCACTTTTCGCGAACTGGATTCGCGGTCAATTAGCGAAATCTGTGAAATTAACGGCATTGGTCCCGCCAAAGTCGCTCAAATTAAAGCGGCGCTGGAAATTGGCAAACGTCTGGCGAGCGAAAAGACAAAAAACAAGCCGCGGCTCATGCGAGCGGAGGATGTGTTCCATCTTGTCGGGCCTTACATGCGCGACACCAACCGCGAGGAATTCAAGATAATTTTGCTGACATCGCGCAATAATTTGATTTTGGAAAAAACGCTATTTGCGGGAAGCCTGACGGAGAGCCTGGTAAATGTGCGCGAAATAGTCAAGGAGGCGCTTAATCTGTCCGCGGCTTCAATTATTTTTGTGCATAATCACCCCAGCGGCGATCCGACGCCAAGTTTAGAAGACAAAAGAATCACCAAGCAACTCACGGATGCCTGTAGATTAGTCGATGTCAGGCCTTTTGATCACATCATTATCGGGAAGGACAGTTTTTTTAGCTTTGCTGAACACGGCTTAATGTGA